The Bacteroidia bacterium genomic interval GAATTTGAACGCCTTACTTCCGATTTTGATATCCTTCGAAATCAATCGATCATTATACCTTTGGATGATTATGTAAACTGGGTAGTTAATCTAGAATTGCAGAGTGCTTCCTATAGACGACTTTCTGCCAGGATTGATCTGGATGCCGGAGAATTTTGGTCAGGGACAAGAAGGCAGGCAGCTTTGGCAATCACAGGAAGGCCTACGCCAGGAATCAATGTTACGGCCACTTACATTCTGACGGATGTTTCTTTGGAACAGGGAGATTTCCAAACCAGCTTGTTTCGTTTGAATAGTAGCTTTGATTTTACTCCCTTCATCTCCTTTGCATCCTTCATACAATGGGACAACCTGAGCAAAAGACTAGGCATGAACAATCGTTTTCAATGGATACTTTCTCCTGGCAATGAGTTTTTCATCGTCTATACCCATAATTGGCAAGAACTGCTCGAGCGATATACAACAGAAAATAGCACAGCAACTATGAAACTGGTATTAACGCACAGGTTTTAAGGAAAAAGGCCTCAAATCGCCTCCAGGAGCTCCAGGGCCTTGTTCTTGTAAGTTCTGCTCTCTGTTGTAAGCATTCCCAATATCTCTTTTGCTTGCTCTGTATTTCCTTGTTTCAGATAAGCCAGGGCAAGCTTCCACTGGGCTTGAAGATAAAAGCTGCTATCTTCTCCGATCTGCTGTAAAACATCCATGGCAGCTTCGTCATTTCCGTTTTTGAGTTGAGCAATGCCCAGATGCAAACGGGCGTAGGGCTTTCGGTCAAAATTTTCCTCTTCTAACAATCCCTCTAAAATTGGGATAGCTGCTTCATACTGTTCCTCATTGTACAGACCATTAGCAATCAGGAAAAGAGAATCGCTATCGCTATTTCCTCTTTCCAAAGAAAGGGGATCAAACTGCTCATAGGAAGCATATAATTCTGAAGGATTGAGGGAGGGAGCTTTATCTTGAAACAAAAAGAAGATTAGCAGAAGAGTGATCACGGCTGCAGCCACTAGATAGGCCCTTTTCCAGAGAGGTTTTAGCTTTTTGGGGTTTGATTGATATTGCTGACGAAAGGATGCTTTCAGTTCCTGTTGTCCGAGGGCTTCAATGGCATCCTGAGCCGTTTGAAAAAGTTCCACTTGCTCTGCAAAAGCAGGATCACTTTTGTAGAGCGCCAGAAATTCTTCAAGCTCTTTGCCTGAAAGGCTGCCGGCATGGTATGCCTCAATTCGTGCTAATTCTTCCTGACTCAAATCTTTTTGCCTTTAAGTAACTTCATCAATTTCTCCATGCATCGATAGCGCAAACTTCCAGCAGTATTGGCATTCTTAACCCCTGCTCTTTCTGCAATTTCCTTCATATCCTCATAGCCCCAGAAATAGCGATCCATCAATATTTGCTTGCAGGGTTCTCCCAATTGATCAATATAAGCGATCAAGGCATCAAAGCGTTCTCCGGTGATCAGACTTTGCTCAATACTAGGCGCTTTATCTGATAAATCGGGCAGTTTCTCTGCAGCAATTACTCTATTAGTCGATTTTTTTCGGATACAATCAATGCACCGACGGCTAAAAATGGAATGAAGGTAGGTGGAAAGCTTGCTATCGCCTCTAAATCTGTCCAGTAAAACCTGTTTCCGTAAAGCCAAAATAGCATCCGAAAAAGCATCAAGCGCCTCATCCTCAGAAAGTTGATGCTTGAGCATGGCCCCACGCACCCAGCCCTGATGTCTGGAAAACAACAGATGTAGACTTTTTTCTTGCCTTGAGCCTCCGCTACGGATTGACTGGATGATTTCCCCGTCTGTCATAAGTCTTGAATTTACACAGGGTGCACTATTTTTAAAATTTTTTCTTTTGGCTGTTGATTGAGCTGAGGATGCAGACGACTCAACATTATAGAAACGATTAGCTCCCCCTTATTCCACCGTTCAACCATTTTAATCTGTAAAACAATGCTTAGAATTATTACCGTTCTCGCCTTGCTCTTTAATCTTGCCTGGGGAAATAACATCCAGATCGAAAATGTCAGTCTGGTAGACCAGAATATGAGTGATGATTATTACTTTGTAGAATTTGACCTGAGTTGGGAAAATTCCTGGCGCACTTCAACCTTCGAAAGCAACTATGATGCAGCCTGGGTGTTTGTGAAGTTTACCCCTAAGAATCAGCAATTATGGGAGCACGCGACCTTACATTATGTCAATGGGACCAATGATGGACATCTGGCTCCTTCCGGTGCGACTATCAATACGACTTCAGATGGCGTAGGAATATTTATTTACCGCGATAGTGATGGGATCGGAAATGTAAATTATCAGAATGTTCGCCTTCGCTGGGATTATGGAGCCGATGGGGTAGCTGATGATGAGGTTTTGGAAATATCAGTGTTTGCAGTAGAAATGGTCTATGTTCCACAAGGAGCCTTTTATGCTGGAGACGGTCAGCAGGACTTTGGACAATTGGAGGCAGGAAATAGTGGACAACCTTTCCTTATTACCTCAGAAGCAGCTTTAACCCTTGGAGGTACCAATGTGAATAATTTGAGCAATAACAATACGATCAATATGCTCAATGATGATGATTTTGATTATTCCACTACCCGGACCTTGCCTGCAGATTTCCCCAAAGGATATGACGCTTTCTACTGCATGAAATATGAAGGCTCCCAACAGCAATACGCGGACTTTTTGGCCCATATTACCACTGATCAAAGAAATACTAATGACGGCCCCCTCTACGTAAATGCGGTAAATGTATTTCCGATAGAGGATGGGAATCACTATGCAATCGCCGAACATCCCTGGAGAGCCATGGATTACCTTAGTTGGGCAAATATTGCTGCTTTTCTCGATTGGTCAGGTTTGAGGCCTTTGAGTGAATTGGAATATGAAAAAGCCTGTCGGGGTCCAGAAAATCCGGTAAACAATGAGCTAGCCTGGGGAGATGATTCCTGGTATATAGAAGGCTTGTACACTTTGCAAAACGCTGGTACTGCAAATGAGACGATTGTGGGTCTTGGGGAAAATGTAGGGAATGCAAATACCCTTTCCATTTATTCTGGTGCAGATGCACCTATGCGTTGTGGAATCTTTGCCGCAAGTGCGATCAATAAAACCCGCAAAGAAACCGGAGCGACTTATTGGGGGATCATGGAAATGAGTGGAAACTGCTATGAAGCAGTTATTTCTGTCGGGAATTCTCAAACCCGTGACTTCTCCGGGAGGCATGGAGATGGCAATATCACATCGACGGGAAATGCAAGTTTTGTCCTGCTTACAGACTGGGCATTTGTCAATACCGTAGGGGTAGGATTCAGAACCTCTGAAATCAGTACACGCTACCAGGCCAATTACAATGATCCCGATCGAGCAAAATGGATAGGTATCCGTGGGGTAAGAACAGCTGAATGATAATCGGGATGAAATACAGGTGGATAAAGATCTGGCTATTGGGCAGCCTGATGGCCGGATCAACTCTCCTGGGACAAAACAATCCTATTTTTAATGGGGGAGATTCCCAGGGATACGACCAGGCCCGAATTAGTCAGAACAATAATAATCTGATTTTTGCGGGAGGAGAAGAAGATGGTTTTGCTCGGATGCGCTTTGCTCAGGCATCCAATAATCGAATATTTGCAGGAGGTTTGGGGCAAGGCTATGTAAGCCATTATTACTTGCAGGCAAGCAATAACCAAATCTTTAGTGGAGGCGAAGATGATGGAGTGGCTAGTCTTCGCTTAGCGATGAATAGCAATAATTCCATTTTTACCGGAGGAAGTGGGCAAGGATATATTTGGGAGGGATTTACACAAAGTAGTAACAACAGCATTTTCGGAGGAGGAAATGAAGACGGTTATAGCCACGTCCGGATCGAAGGGCTTCCTGCCGCTTTGAATCCCATTTTCCCGATAGAGTTACTTAGTTTTGATGCATGGGCAGAAGGAGACTACGTCCAAATTGAATGGCAGACTGCATCTGAAGTCAACCATGATTATTTTCAAATAGAACGAAGCCAGGATTTGGTGCTGGCGGAAAGTATTGGCCTTGTGCCCGGTAAAGGAGGACCGCAGGAGATTAGTTCCTACGAACTAAAAGATCCTGAGCCTTTGTTTGGCTCATCTTTCTATCGTCTGCAAAGCGTGGATAAAAATGGAGAGTTTGAATTTTCTGCCTGGGTAGAGGTTTATTTTGAACGAACAGAAAATATGTTGGTCAGCCTTTTTCCCAACCCAACTCGCTACCAATTGAACATTTCGATTAGTCAAATGCAAGAGGGGAAATATGAATGGGCTGTGTTTGATCTCATGGGAAGACCTATGGGAATAAAGAAAAAATTTGAAGCCATAGATGGAGAGTTTCGGAGCAGTTTATCCCTGGGAGAACTACCTTCTGCCATCTATGTATTGAGATTGCTGGATATAGCTTCTGGAAAAAGCTATGCGTTCCGCATAAAAGTCATGCGATAAAGCTGTAAATTCTAAGGGCTGGTTCGTTTTGATCTATATATGGGAAATATGTCTGAGCTCTCGAGAACTTTTATCCTGTTTTACTTGCTCTTCTTTTCTTCTCTTTTTATTGGGGGAATATATGCTCAATCAGCAGATACCACCCTTGCCCGGAATTATCAACGTAAGGGACAAGAATTTGCGCGTCTGGCAAATTATGATAGCTCCCTTTTTTATATAGAGAAAGCACACAGACTCTTCAAGGAAGCTGGGCGGACATCCGTTTACCTGTATTTACAAGTCTATCAGGCGGAGGTTCTGAATAGTGCAGGCGAAAGAGATAAATCCTTGCAGTTGCTCCTGGAGACACTGAAAACTTGTGAAAAAGAGCTGCCTGCAGATGCATATCCGATCAGTGAGGTTCATAATCAACTTTCCATTCTTTACTATACTCAGGGAGATCGGGAGAAATGTTACTTCCACATCGAAAAAGCCTATGAGATAGAAGGGGGAAAGGAAAAACCGGCCAAGCCTTTGATAAATATACTCGTCAATAAGGCTAACTATGATTTTAAGTACGGTTATTTCAAAGCTTCCATCCCTCTATATGAAGAAGCCTTAAGATTGTATGAGAAATTGGAGCTGGATGATCTGGGTATGCTGACGAGAATTTATGGCAATTTGGGAAATGTGTATGAGCGCATAGGGGAACAAAAACGAGCAGAAGCCCTTTTACTCAAGGGCCTGGAGATCAAGGAATCCGTTCTGCCGCCCGGCCATCCTTCCATTGCGATTAGCCTCATGAATCTCGCCAATACCCAAAGAGGTATGGGGGATTTGCAAAAGGGATTGGAAACGCAACAAAGAGCTCGAAAAATCATGTTGGACTATCCCAAGGCTCAACAAAGAAACCTGGCCTTTCTGGATGCTAATATGGCCATGAGCTATGCGTCTTTAGGCAAGTTCGATCAGGCAGAATCTCTGGCTCAGGAAGCAATAGAAATAGCAGAATCTTTATATCCTTCAACTCATCCGATGATCACCCAAATATCCATGCGCATGGCTCATATTTTTGGCTACCGCAGTAAGGAAAAGGAATTTGAGATGTATCAAACGGTACTTGCCAGGATCGATGAGAAAACGGCTCCTTTTATTAAGATTCGGGCCCTGGAAAATATCGGAACCAATCTCTATCAGCAAAAGCAATATACAGCTGCTTTGAAATACCTCGACCAGGCCGAAGCTTTACTGTATCAGGAGAAAGGGGTTGAGGAAGCAGGAAGAGAAGCTTTTAACAAGATAGATGATAAGGAACAGCTTTTTTGGATCCTCTGGGGAAAGGCTTTTTCTTTTAGAGCCTTAGCCCGGGAAGGGGAAGAGAAAGAAGCAAATCTGAAAAAGGCACAGCAATACTATAATCAGGTCATTGAAATGCTGAACCTCACTTATGAGGACCTTCGATACGAAGCATCACGCAAAGCCTTTTTATCCGGATATATCAAAGAAGTAATTGAAGAAGCAATTTGGGTGGAGGCTGAACTTCATACCCTCAATCCCGCTTTAGGTTCATTGGAACATAGCTTTTCCCTGGCAGAAAATCGGAAATCTACCTATTTGCTGGAGTCCATTCGTAATACCGACCCGGAAAGATTTGCCGGCATACCCGCTGCGATTCTGGAAAGAGAAAAACAAATCCTCTCGGATCTGGAAAAGTTGGGAGGGGAAATTCAGGCTACCTTAGCTTCCGGGGATAGTAGTAAAAGGCAAAATTTACTGGCAGAGGAAAGGCAGTTGACGGGTTCTTATGATTCTCTGGTTCGACTAATTGAAACAGAGTATGCAGATTATTACCGCATCAAGTACAAACAGGAAAGTATTTCTCTCAAAAGCTTGCAAAATAATCTCAAGGAAGGGAGCCTTTTGTTGGAATATTATGAAGGGGCGGAGCATCTCTTCCTCATTGCAATCGATAAGCAGAGCTTTAATTTTTACTCACTGGAAAGAAGTTCGGAAACGGATTCTCTGCTTGATGTATTTCTGACCTTAAATAGCAATAGGGAAAAGATAGAAGCTTTGGGTTCAGGAGAGGATGCGATCAAATCATATGTATCTCAGGCCAAAAAACTCTATAATCTTTTGCTGAAAGAGGCTCTGGAGGGGAAAGAATACCAGGAGCTTATTATCGTTCCGGATGGTAAGTTATCTTATTTGTCTTTTGATCTGCTTTTGTCCGAGGAAATGGAGGCGAAAAACTGGAGAGACCTGGATTATTTATATCATAGCTATCGGATTCAATATGCATATTCGGCCACTGTACGCTATATGAGATCAAAATCAACGAATAGGGCAAATGACCTATTTGCAGGTTTCGCTCCAAAATACGGCTCAGAATTATTTTCTGAGGCTCGGGATTTAAAACGGATGTACCAGGATCGGGTAGTGGGGGAGCTGAGGTTTAGCCAGGATGAAGTAGCGAGTATTGCAGATTATTATGGGGGAAACACCTTTCTGGGAAATGCGGCAACCGAAGGGGCATTTAAACGAAGGGCCAAAGACTACCAGGTACTTCATCTGGCTATGCATGCATTTGTCAATGATGAGGAAGCCATGTACAGTGGGCTTTTATTTGCACCTCCCGGGGACCAGGATAGTTTGGAAGACGGATTCCTCCATGCTTTTGAGATTTACAACCTTGACCTGGATGCAGAACTAGTGATTCTATCCGCCTGTAATACAGGACAAGGACAATATCAGCAAGGAGAAGGAGTCGTGAGCCTTGCACGAGCTTTTGCATATTCAGGTTGCCCAAATATCCTGATGTCTCTTTGGCAGGCAGATGATGCTGCTACCCGACAACTTATGCAAGCCTATCATAAGGAATTAGCGGCAGGCAAAGGTAAAGTTGAAGCTTTACAAATTGCTCGGGATTTCTATCTGGAAAACTCGGATTTGACCCATCCTTATTATTGGGGTGCTTTTGCATTGATCGGGGATGATACCCCTTTGGAAAAAGGAGTTTTTCCCTGGGGATGGGTATTATTGGGAGTTGTGATAATTGGGGGTGGTTTATTTTGGAGAAGGCAAAAGATGTTAGCTTAAAGTAGACGCAAAAAATCCTGTGTCTTCCCGAGTCCCGTCGAAGAATCTAAGCTTTACCCAAGCGCCTATCCTATATCTTTTCAGGGATGAGGAAAGGAGATAGGGGGAGAATGAGGCCCTTAGTTCCGCTCAGGATGACAGGATTCCTTTAGATGATATGTTGTGTATTAATATCCCTTGGTTCTGGCATCAGGCCTGCGAGGGTCTGATGCGCCATATAGCAAGCCATCCTTGATCATGATCGACTGCGTACTTCCCATAGCATTGCGTTCGGTCATCTTATGTCCCAAAGCTTCGAGAATCGCGCGCGTATCTGCATTTAGATTTTTTTCTATATACAGGATATCCGGAAACCATTGATGATGGATACGGGGAGCATGTGTAGCCTCCGCAACGTTCATCTCATGCACGAGGCTATTGAGGATGACCTGTAATACGGTCGTGATAATACGGCTTCCCCCAGGGCTTCCTGTAACCAAAAAGGGCTTTCCATCCCTGAATACAATGCTAGGTGTCATAGAACTCAAGGGTCTTTTCCCCGGCTCTACTTTATTTGATTCTCCCCCGATCAAACCAAAGGCATCTGGTGAACCGGGCTTGGCAGCAAAATCACTCATTTCATTATTCAGCAAAATGCCAGTTCCTTTAGCCACCGCTCCATTTCCAAAACTAAAATTGAGGGTATAGGTATTGCTGACCACATTGCCATATTTATCTACGACAGAAAAATGCGTAGTCTCCTCGCTTTCATAATCCGTAGGATTCCCAGGCATAATCTCAGTCGAAGGACGGGCTCTTTCCGGATCAATACCTGTTCGCAGATGATCCGCATAGGACTTGTCCAGCAGTTCCGCGACAGGTACATTCCAAAATAAGGGATCACCCAGGTGCTTGCTTCTATCGGCATAGGCGAGCTTCATCGCTTCTGTCATCATATGGATACTCGCTGCAGAATTGTGCCCTGATTCTTTGAGGGGATATTTTTCGAGTATGTTGAGGATTTGTAGGAGGTGAACGCCTCCGGAACTCGGAGGAGGCATAGAGGCGACTTGGTAGCCGTGAAATTCTCCCCAAATCACATCCATGAATTGAGGG includes:
- the ggt gene encoding gamma-glutamyltransferase; its protein translation is MLRILLIVTLVLNFSLRAQSPIFSSKALHHPIVAKNGMVASQHPLATQVGIEILEQGGNAVDAAVGVGFALAVVLPRAGNLGGGGFMLVHEANSGETKAINYRERAPGKASRDMYLGKDGEIDRALINSSYQSSGVPGTVSGLLFALEKYGTMSPKEVLAPAIRLAKKGFAVTYDLERVLKALEGRIRKWPESEKIFYRGKQGYYESGDLLVQADLAKSLKLIAKQGAKAFYEGPIAELIVADMQANGGLISMEDMADYSPQFMDVIWGEFHGYQVASMPPPSSGGVHLLQILNILEKYPLKESGHNSAASIHMMTEAMKLAYADRSKHLGDPLFWNVPVAELLDKSYADHLRTGIDPERARPSTEIMPGNPTDYESEETTHFSVVDKYGNVVSNTYTLNFSFGNGAVAKGTGILLNNEMSDFAAKPGSPDAFGLIGGESNKVEPGKRPLSSMTPSIVFRDGKPFLVTGSPGGSRIITTVLQVILNSLVHEMNVAEATHAPRIHHQWFPDILYIEKNLNADTRAILEALGHKMTERNAMGSTQSIMIKDGLLYGASDPRRPDARTKGY
- a CDS encoding tetratricopeptide repeat protein; this encodes MSQEELARIEAYHAGSLSGKELEEFLALYKSDPAFAEQVELFQTAQDAIEALGQQELKASFRQQYQSNPKKLKPLWKRAYLVAAAVITLLLIFFLFQDKAPSLNPSELYASYEQFDPLSLERGNSDSDSLFLIANGLYNEEQYEAAIPILEGLLEEENFDRKPYARLHLGIAQLKNGNDEAAMDVLQQIGEDSSFYLQAQWKLALAYLKQGNTEQAKEILGMLTTESRTYKNKALELLEAI
- a CDS encoding CHAT domain-containing protein; its protein translation is MSELSRTFILFYLLFFSSLFIGGIYAQSADTTLARNYQRKGQEFARLANYDSSLFYIEKAHRLFKEAGRTSVYLYLQVYQAEVLNSAGERDKSLQLLLETLKTCEKELPADAYPISEVHNQLSILYYTQGDREKCYFHIEKAYEIEGGKEKPAKPLINILVNKANYDFKYGYFKASIPLYEEALRLYEKLELDDLGMLTRIYGNLGNVYERIGEQKRAEALLLKGLEIKESVLPPGHPSIAISLMNLANTQRGMGDLQKGLETQQRARKIMLDYPKAQQRNLAFLDANMAMSYASLGKFDQAESLAQEAIEIAESLYPSTHPMITQISMRMAHIFGYRSKEKEFEMYQTVLARIDEKTAPFIKIRALENIGTNLYQQKQYTAALKYLDQAEALLYQEKGVEEAGREAFNKIDDKEQLFWILWGKAFSFRALAREGEEKEANLKKAQQYYNQVIEMLNLTYEDLRYEASRKAFLSGYIKEVIEEAIWVEAELHTLNPALGSLEHSFSLAENRKSTYLLESIRNTDPERFAGIPAAILEREKQILSDLEKLGGEIQATLASGDSSKRQNLLAEERQLTGSYDSLVRLIETEYADYYRIKYKQESISLKSLQNNLKEGSLLLEYYEGAEHLFLIAIDKQSFNFYSLERSSETDSLLDVFLTLNSNREKIEALGSGEDAIKSYVSQAKKLYNLLLKEALEGKEYQELIIVPDGKLSYLSFDLLLSEEMEAKNWRDLDYLYHSYRIQYAYSATVRYMRSKSTNRANDLFAGFAPKYGSELFSEARDLKRMYQDRVVGELRFSQDEVASIADYYGGNTFLGNAATEGAFKRRAKDYQVLHLAMHAFVNDEEAMYSGLLFAPPGDQDSLEDGFLHAFEIYNLDLDAELVILSACNTGQGQYQQGEGVVSLARAFAYSGCPNILMSLWQADDAATRQLMQAYHKELAAGKGKVEALQIARDFYLENSDLTHPYYWGAFALIGDDTPLEKGVFPWGWVLLGVVIIGGGLFWRRQKMLA
- a CDS encoding T9SS type A sorting domain-containing protein codes for the protein MKYRWIKIWLLGSLMAGSTLLGQNNPIFNGGDSQGYDQARISQNNNNLIFAGGEEDGFARMRFAQASNNRIFAGGLGQGYVSHYYLQASNNQIFSGGEDDGVASLRLAMNSNNSIFTGGSGQGYIWEGFTQSSNNSIFGGGNEDGYSHVRIEGLPAALNPIFPIELLSFDAWAEGDYVQIEWQTASEVNHDYFQIERSQDLVLAESIGLVPGKGGPQEISSYELKDPEPLFGSSFYRLQSVDKNGEFEFSAWVEVYFERTENMLVSLFPNPTRYQLNISISQMQEGKYEWAVFDLMGRPMGIKKKFEAIDGEFRSSLSLGELPSAIYVLRLLDIASGKSYAFRIKVMR
- a CDS encoding sigma-70 family RNA polymerase sigma factor — protein: MTDGEIIQSIRSGGSRQEKSLHLLFSRHQGWVRGAMLKHQLSEDEALDAFSDAILALRKQVLLDRFRGDSKLSTYLHSIFSRRCIDCIRKKSTNRVIAAEKLPDLSDKAPSIEQSLITGERFDALIAYIDQLGEPCKQILMDRYFWGYEDMKEIAERAGVKNANTAGSLRYRCMEKLMKLLKGKKI